A genomic stretch from Arthrobacter sp. KBS0702 includes:
- the zwf gene encoding glucose-6-phosphate dehydrogenase, whose translation MPLSQNGGRKSAGRGRNPLRDPRDRRLNRIAGPSSLVLFGVTGDLARKKLMPAVYDLANRGLLPPSFALVGFARRQWENEDFAAEVKAAVKSYARTPFDETVWKQLSEGIRFVQGEFDDDDAFERLSETIDELDQQRGTRGNHAFYLSIPPKAFELVCRQLSKHGLAQAEGDKWRRVVIEKPFGHDLESARQLNDIVESVFPPDAVFRIDHYLGKETVQNILALRFANQLFEPLWNANYVDHVQITMAEDIGTGGRAGYYDGVGAARDVIQNHLLQLLALTAMEEPISFNADDLRAEKEKVLAAVRLPEDLSTHSARGQFTGGWQGGEQVQGYLEEEGIPADSTTETFAAIRVDINTRRWSGVPFYLRAGKRLGRRVTEIAVVFKRAPNLLFRDHGEDDFGQNAVVIRVQPDEGATIRFGSKVPGTQMEVRDVTMDFGYGHSFTESSPEAYERLILDVLLGEPPLFPRHAEVELSWKILDPFEDYWASLNEQPEPYAPGSWGPASADELLARDGRTWRRP comes from the coding sequence ATGCCACTCTCGCAAAACGGCGGCCGCAAGTCCGCGGGCCGGGGGCGCAATCCGCTCCGGGACCCGCGGGACCGCCGGCTGAACCGCATCGCCGGCCCGTCCTCCCTGGTGCTCTTCGGCGTCACCGGTGACCTCGCCCGGAAGAAACTCATGCCGGCCGTCTACGACCTGGCCAACCGCGGGCTGCTGCCCCCCAGCTTCGCCTTGGTCGGGTTCGCCCGGCGGCAGTGGGAAAACGAGGACTTCGCCGCCGAGGTGAAGGCGGCCGTCAAGAGCTACGCCCGGACCCCCTTCGACGAGACAGTGTGGAAGCAGCTCTCCGAGGGCATCCGTTTTGTCCAGGGCGAGTTCGACGACGACGACGCCTTCGAGCGGCTCAGCGAGACGATCGACGAACTGGACCAGCAGCGCGGCACGCGGGGCAACCACGCCTTCTACCTTTCCATCCCGCCGAAGGCCTTCGAGCTCGTCTGCCGCCAGCTCTCCAAGCACGGGCTGGCCCAGGCCGAGGGCGACAAGTGGCGCCGGGTCGTGATCGAAAAGCCGTTCGGGCACGACCTCGAGTCCGCCCGCCAACTCAACGACATTGTGGAGTCGGTCTTTCCGCCGGACGCGGTCTTCCGGATCGACCACTACCTCGGCAAGGAGACGGTGCAGAACATCCTGGCGCTGCGCTTTGCCAACCAGCTGTTCGAACCGCTCTGGAACGCGAACTACGTGGACCACGTCCAGATCACCATGGCCGAGGACATCGGCACCGGCGGCCGCGCCGGCTACTACGACGGCGTGGGCGCGGCCCGCGACGTCATCCAGAACCACCTGCTGCAGCTGCTGGCCCTGACCGCCATGGAGGAGCCGATCTCTTTCAACGCGGACGACCTCCGCGCCGAGAAGGAAAAGGTCCTGGCCGCCGTCCGCCTGCCGGAGGATCTCTCCACCCACTCGGCGCGCGGGCAGTTCACCGGCGGCTGGCAGGGTGGCGAGCAGGTCCAGGGCTACCTGGAGGAAGAAGGCATCCCCGCCGATTCCACCACCGAGACCTTCGCGGCGATCCGGGTGGACATCAACACCCGGCGCTGGAGCGGCGTGCCGTTCTACCTGCGGGCCGGCAAGCGGCTGGGACGCCGGGTGACGGAAATCGCCGTCGTCTTCAAGCGCGCGCCCAACCTGCTGTTCCGTGACCACGGCGAGGACGACTTCGGCCAGAATGCCGTGGTGATCCGGGTCCAGCCCGATGAGGGCGCCACGATCCGCTTCGGTTCCAAGGTCCCCGGCACGCAGATGGAAGTCCGGGACGTCACGATGGACTTCGGCTACGGCCACTCGTTCACCGAGTCCAGCCCCGAGGCGTACGAACGGCTCATCCTGGACGTGCTGCTCGGCGAGCCTCCGCTGTTCCCCCGCCACGCGGAAGTCGAGCTCTCCTGGAAGATCCTGGACCCGTTCGAGGACTACTGGGCGTCCCTGAACGAACAACCCGAGCCATACGCCCCCGGAAGCTGGGGCCCGGCCTCTGCCGACGAACTGCTCGCCCGCGACGGACGGACCTGGAGAAGGCCATGA
- the pgl gene encoding 6-phosphogluconolactonase → MSADPRVSIHPDSTVLMAAIAARLITKLVDIQDKHGEATVVLTGGTMGIGSLKAVAESPAAPAVDWSKVNFWWGDERFVSADDADRNARQAHEALLAHINVDPARVHVPGSTDDFDTPEDAAADYARRLAEAAAAEHAADMSDDRPEEPGRLPRLDIVLLGVGPDAHVASLFPEQAGIREKDLTVVGVRNSPKPPPARLSLTLPTINTANEVWMVVAGDDKAGAVGLALAGANPVHVPAAGPRGRFQTLWLIDEDAASRVPEQLVRKGASGA, encoded by the coding sequence GTGAGCGCTGACCCCAGAGTAAGCATCCATCCTGACTCGACGGTCCTGATGGCCGCGATCGCGGCACGCCTGATCACCAAGCTTGTGGACATCCAGGACAAGCACGGCGAGGCGACGGTGGTGCTGACCGGCGGCACGATGGGCATCGGCTCGCTCAAGGCGGTCGCCGAGTCGCCGGCCGCTCCCGCGGTGGACTGGTCCAAGGTGAACTTCTGGTGGGGCGACGAACGCTTTGTCAGCGCTGACGACGCCGACCGCAACGCCCGCCAGGCACACGAGGCGCTCCTGGCCCACATCAACGTGGACCCGGCGCGCGTTCACGTCCCCGGTTCCACGGACGACTTCGACACCCCCGAGGACGCCGCGGCCGACTACGCCCGACGGCTCGCCGAGGCGGCCGCCGCCGAGCACGCCGCCGACATGTCCGATGACCGCCCGGAGGAACCCGGCCGCCTGCCGCGGCTGGATATTGTGCTGCTGGGCGTTGGCCCCGACGCCCATGTTGCCTCGCTCTTCCCCGAGCAGGCGGGAATCCGGGAGAAGGACTTGACCGTCGTCGGCGTCCGCAACTCCCCCAAGCCGCCGCCGGCACGGCTGTCCCTCACGCTGCCGACGATCAACACCGCGAACGAAGTGTGGATGGTGGTGGCCGGCGACGACAAGGCCGGCGCCGTGGGCCTGGCCCTGGCCGGCGCCAACCCGGTCCATGTCCCGGCGGCGGGGCCGCGCGGGCGCTTCCAGACTCTGTGGCTGATCGATGAGGACGCGGCCTCACGCGTCCCCGAGCAACTCGTCCGGAAGGGCGCGTCGGGCGCGTAG
- the tpiA gene encoding triose-phosphate isomerase has protein sequence MTTSTNGKYDRKPFIAGNWKMNMDHVQGITLLQKLAWTLSDAKHDYSRVEVAVFPPFTDLRGVQTLVQGDELDVAYGGQDLSQFDSGAYTGDISGQFLAKLGCRYVLVGHSERRTIHHESDEVLNAKTKAAFRHGITPVLCVGEGLEVRQAGTHVEHTLAQLRAGVEGLSPEQAAELVVAYEPVWAIGTGEVAGPEDAQEMCAAIRAELASLFDASVAAKTRLLYGGSVKANNAASILKERDVDGLLVGGASLDAAEFANIVRFESHLLTD, from the coding sequence GTGACAACGTCAACCAACGGCAAGTACGACCGCAAGCCCTTCATCGCAGGCAACTGGAAGATGAACATGGACCACGTCCAGGGCATCACCCTCCTGCAGAAGCTGGCCTGGACCCTGTCCGACGCCAAGCACGACTACAGCCGGGTGGAGGTTGCCGTGTTCCCGCCGTTCACCGACCTCCGCGGCGTGCAGACCCTCGTCCAGGGTGACGAGCTGGACGTCGCCTACGGCGGCCAGGACCTCTCGCAGTTCGACTCCGGCGCTTACACCGGGGACATCTCGGGGCAGTTCCTCGCCAAGCTCGGCTGCCGGTACGTCCTGGTGGGCCACAGCGAACGCCGCACCATCCACCACGAGTCCGACGAGGTCCTCAACGCCAAGACCAAGGCGGCTTTCCGGCACGGCATCACGCCGGTGCTGTGCGTCGGCGAAGGCCTCGAGGTCCGCCAGGCCGGCACCCACGTCGAGCACACCCTCGCGCAGCTCCGGGCCGGCGTCGAAGGGCTCAGCCCGGAACAGGCCGCGGAGCTGGTTGTCGCCTACGAGCCCGTGTGGGCCATCGGTACCGGTGAAGTCGCCGGCCCGGAGGACGCGCAGGAGATGTGCGCCGCGATCCGTGCGGAGCTGGCCAGCCTCTTCGACGCCTCGGTCGCCGCGAAGACGCGCCTGCTCTACGGGGGTTCGGTGAAGGCCAACAACGCCGCGTCGATCCTCAAGGAACGCGACGTGGACGGATTGCTGGTCGGTGGTGCCAGCCTGGACGCCGCCGAGTTTGCTAATATTGTCAGGTTCGAGAGTCACTTGCTGACGGACTAG
- a CDS encoding phosphoglycerate kinase, protein MTFHTLDELIAEGVRGRYVLVRSDLNVPLDGSTVTDDGRIKASLPVLATLADAGARVLVTAHLGRPKGAPDEKYSLKPAVARLAELAPFKVTLAGDTVGEAAAAAAAALQDGEALVLENVRFDARETSKDDAERGAFADELVALTGANGAFVDDAFGAVHRKHASVYDVATRLPSYQGDLVRTEVEVLRKLTTDTQRPYVVVLGGSKVSDKLAVIDNLIGKADTILVGGGMLFTFLAAEGHKVAGSLLEEDQIPVVQEYLKRAADAGTEFVVPTDVVVASKFAADAEHETVPADSIESGRFGAAGIGLDIGPDSAAAFAERIQGAKTVFWNGPMGVFEFPAFAGGTRAVAQALTETAAFTVVGGGDSAAAVRTLGFADDQFGHISTGGGASLEYLEGKELPGLSVLDR, encoded by the coding sequence ATGACATTCCACACCCTCGACGAACTGATCGCTGAAGGTGTCCGCGGGCGGTACGTTCTGGTCAGAAGTGACCTGAACGTGCCGCTCGACGGCTCTACAGTGACTGACGACGGCCGGATCAAGGCCTCCCTGCCGGTGCTGGCGACACTCGCGGACGCCGGTGCCCGTGTGCTGGTCACAGCACACCTCGGCCGCCCCAAGGGCGCCCCGGACGAGAAGTACTCGCTCAAGCCTGCGGTTGCCCGGCTGGCCGAGCTCGCCCCGTTCAAGGTCACCCTGGCCGGCGACACCGTAGGCGAGGCCGCGGCCGCGGCCGCCGCGGCGCTGCAGGACGGCGAAGCCCTGGTCCTCGAAAACGTGCGCTTCGACGCCCGCGAAACCTCCAAGGACGACGCCGAACGCGGCGCCTTCGCGGATGAACTGGTGGCCCTCACCGGTGCCAACGGCGCCTTCGTGGACGATGCCTTTGGTGCAGTGCACCGAAAGCACGCCAGCGTCTACGACGTGGCCACCCGGCTCCCGTCCTACCAGGGCGACCTGGTCCGCACCGAGGTCGAGGTGCTGCGCAAGCTCACCACCGACACGCAGCGTCCCTACGTCGTTGTGCTCGGCGGGTCTAAGGTTTCGGACAAGCTCGCGGTGATCGACAACCTGATCGGCAAGGCGGACACCATCCTGGTGGGCGGCGGCATGCTGTTCACCTTCCTCGCAGCCGAGGGCCACAAGGTCGCCGGCAGCCTGCTGGAAGAGGACCAGATCCCGGTCGTCCAGGAGTACCTCAAGCGGGCGGCGGACGCGGGGACCGAATTCGTCGTCCCCACCGACGTCGTCGTCGCCAGCAAGTTCGCCGCGGACGCGGAGCACGAGACGGTTCCGGCCGACTCGATCGAGTCCGGCCGCTTCGGCGCCGCCGGCATCGGCCTGGACATCGGCCCCGACTCGGCGGCCGCCTTCGCGGAACGGATCCAGGGCGCCAAGACGGTCTTCTGGAACGGCCCCATGGGTGTCTTCGAGTTCCCCGCCTTCGCCGGCGGCACCCGGGCGGTCGCCCAGGCCCTGACCGAGACCGCGGCGTTCACGGTCGTGGGCGGCGGCGACTCCGCCGCTGCGGTCCGGACCCTCGGTTTCGCCGATGACCAGTTCGGACACATCTCCACCGGCGGCGGCGCCAGCCTGGAATACCTTGAAGGCAAGGAACTCCCCGGCCTGAGCGTCCTGGACCGCTAG
- a CDS encoding glucose-6-phosphate dehydrogenase assembly protein OpcA, with protein sequence MIVDLPDTTTSKISKKIMALREQGGVIALGRVLTLVVVTKSGLEEEAIEAANEASREHPCRIIVLADAGASKPTRLDAQIRVGGDAGASEVILLRGYGELAEESESLVAALLLPDAPIVAWWPHGAPRNACETSIGRIAHRRITDSANEADPQAALENLRSTYKAGDTDLAWTRLTNWRIQLAAVLDQVDASPVTAVAVEGASDSPSTLLLAAWLTLALDAPVTIVADPAGTGIRRVRLSRTGGDVQLFRPGLTVAELTQPGQPAQRISLPRRSLKDCLAEELRRLDPDEVFGEVITIGLPRTNLRSVRPSER encoded by the coding sequence ATGATCGTAGATCTTCCAGACACAACAACCTCCAAGATCTCCAAGAAGATCATGGCGCTGCGAGAACAGGGCGGCGTGATCGCCCTCGGCCGCGTGCTGACCCTCGTGGTCGTGACCAAGTCCGGTCTCGAGGAGGAGGCCATCGAGGCCGCCAACGAGGCGAGCCGCGAGCACCCCTGCCGCATCATCGTCCTCGCCGACGCTGGCGCCTCGAAGCCCACCCGGCTTGATGCCCAGATCCGCGTAGGCGGCGACGCCGGCGCGTCCGAGGTCATCCTGCTCCGCGGCTACGGTGAGCTCGCGGAGGAAAGTGAATCCCTGGTGGCCGCCCTGCTCCTTCCGGACGCCCCGATCGTGGCCTGGTGGCCGCACGGCGCGCCCCGGAACGCCTGCGAGACGTCGATCGGCCGGATCGCGCACCGCCGGATCACGGACTCCGCGAACGAGGCGGACCCGCAGGCGGCGCTGGAGAATCTCCGCAGCACCTACAAGGCCGGCGACACCGACTTGGCCTGGACCCGCCTGACCAACTGGCGGATCCAGCTGGCCGCGGTCCTGGACCAGGTGGACGCGTCCCCGGTCACCGCCGTCGCGGTCGAAGGCGCCTCGGACTCCCCCAGCACCCTGTTGCTCGCGGCGTGGCTCACGCTAGCGCTGGACGCGCCGGTGACCATCGTGGCCGATCCGGCCGGCACCGGCATCCGGCGGGTACGCCTGTCCCGCACCGGCGGCGACGTGCAGCTGTTCCGGCCCGGCTTGACCGTCGCCGAACTGACGCAGCCGGGCCAGCCCGCCCAGCGCATCTCGCTGCCGCGCCGCAGCCTCAAGGACTGCCTGGCCGAGGAGCTGCGGCGCCTGGACCCGGACGAAGTCTTCGGCGAAGTGATTACTATTGGACTGCCGCGTACCAACCTAAGGAGTGTCCGTCCCAGTGAGCGCTGA
- a CDS encoding glucose-6-phosphate isomerase → MTTLSYDATGAARQAHEQHLPALLEDRVATRIFAKDATLWGPDAEAEAAVRLGWVEAATVSQPLVAEILALRDALRAEGVTRIVLCGMGGSSLAPEVIAGTAGVELTVLDSTDPEQVAAALADRLAETAIVVSSKSGSTLETDSQRRVFEHAFTEAGLDAKSRIIIVTDPGSPLDKASREAGYRAVFNADPNVGGRYSALTAFGLVPCGLAGVDIQAFLDEAEETAEILNDDSEENIGLALGAALGGTNPLRDKIVIAEDGSGIVGFADWAEQLIAESTGKLGTGVLPVVAGPDAPEVTGGADDVLVIRLVAADADVDLGANEAAIAGGLAAQMMTWEFATAVAGRLLGINPFDQPDVEAAKVAARGLLDAQPEPTPASFTDGAIEVRGGDWLGGAGTAAEAVSALLGQLGANGYLSVQAYFDRLSYAPLEGIRDELAALSGRPVTFGWGPRFLHSTGQFHKGGPAIGVFLQVTAASATDLAIPERPFTFGELISAQAAGDAQVLSEHGRPVLRLHLTDRAAGVRQLRGLVSALAASSMAGRPASTTES, encoded by the coding sequence ATGACCACTCTCAGCTACGACGCCACGGGCGCCGCCCGCCAGGCCCACGAACAGCACCTGCCCGCCCTGCTGGAGGACCGGGTCGCCACCCGGATCTTTGCCAAGGATGCCACCCTGTGGGGTCCCGACGCCGAAGCCGAGGCCGCGGTCCGGCTCGGCTGGGTGGAGGCCGCCACCGTCTCCCAGCCGCTCGTGGCGGAGATCCTGGCGCTCCGTGACGCGCTCCGCGCCGAAGGCGTGACCCGGATTGTCCTGTGCGGCATGGGCGGTTCCTCGCTCGCCCCCGAGGTCATCGCCGGAACCGCCGGCGTCGAGTTGACGGTGCTGGACAGCACCGACCCCGAGCAGGTTGCTGCCGCCCTGGCGGACCGCCTCGCGGAGACCGCCATCGTGGTCTCCTCGAAGTCGGGGTCTACCCTGGAGACCGATTCGCAGCGCCGGGTCTTCGAGCACGCCTTTACCGAGGCCGGGCTCGACGCGAAGAGCCGGATCATCATTGTCACCGACCCGGGCTCTCCGCTGGACAAGGCATCCCGCGAAGCCGGCTACCGGGCCGTCTTCAACGCCGACCCCAACGTCGGCGGCCGCTACTCGGCGCTCACCGCTTTCGGCCTGGTGCCGTGCGGGCTGGCCGGCGTGGACATCCAGGCCTTCCTGGACGAGGCCGAGGAGACCGCCGAGATCCTCAATGACGACAGCGAGGAGAACATCGGACTCGCACTCGGCGCCGCACTGGGCGGCACCAATCCGCTACGCGACAAGATCGTCATCGCCGAGGACGGCTCCGGGATCGTGGGCTTCGCCGACTGGGCTGAACAGCTCATCGCGGAATCCACGGGCAAGCTCGGCACCGGCGTGCTGCCGGTCGTCGCCGGCCCGGATGCCCCGGAGGTCACCGGCGGCGCAGACGACGTGCTGGTGATACGTCTGGTCGCGGCCGACGCCGACGTCGACCTCGGCGCCAACGAGGCGGCGATCGCCGGCGGCCTGGCAGCGCAGATGATGACCTGGGAGTTCGCCACCGCCGTCGCGGGACGGCTGCTGGGCATCAACCCCTTCGACCAGCCCGACGTCGAAGCCGCGAAGGTGGCGGCCCGCGGGCTGCTGGACGCGCAGCCGGAGCCGACGCCGGCCAGCTTCACCGACGGCGCCATCGAGGTCCGCGGCGGCGACTGGCTGGGCGGCGCGGGCACCGCTGCCGAAGCGGTCAGCGCATTGCTCGGCCAGCTGGGCGCCAACGGCTACCTCAGCGTCCAGGCCTACTTCGACCGGCTCAGCTACGCGCCGCTCGAGGGGATCCGGGACGAACTGGCCGCCCTCAGCGGCCGTCCCGTCACGTTCGGCTGGGGACCGAGGTTCCTGCACTCCACCGGACAGTTCCACAAGGGCGGCCCGGCGATTGGCGTGTTCCTGCAGGTCACGGCGGCGTCCGCGACGGACCTCGCCATCCCGGAGCGTCCCTTCACCTTTGGTGAGCTGATCTCCGCCCAGGCCGCAGGCGACGCGCAGGTCCTCAGTGAACACGGCCGGCCCGTGCTCCGCCTCCACCTCACGGACCGTGCCGCCGGCGTCCGCCAGTTGCGGGGCCTCGTCTCCGCGCTGGCCGCCAGTTCGATGGCCGGCCGCCCCGCATCCACCACCGAAAGCTAA
- a CDS encoding RNA polymerase-binding protein RbpA, with product MLHSASGFRGIRVGAVAGAPARHEPLDGGGVGQPRIGVTYRCAKGHETALVFAKLPEDQIPGVWDCRRCGGTATRDESRFALEDEPVEGFKSHLEYVKERRSSQDAEDVLAGALEKLRARRALPDELLGDA from the coding sequence ATGCTGCATTCTGCTTCCGGATTCAGGGGCATCCGCGTTGGTGCCGTCGCCGGCGCCCCGGCCCGCCACGAGCCGCTCGACGGCGGCGGCGTCGGCCAGCCCCGGATCGGCGTCACCTACCGGTGTGCGAAGGGCCATGAGACGGCCTTGGTGTTCGCGAAGCTCCCGGAAGACCAGATCCCTGGCGTCTGGGACTGCCGGCGCTGCGGCGGGACTGCGACCCGGGACGAGTCCCGCTTCGCGCTGGAGGACGAGCCCGTCGAAGGCTTCAAGAGCCACCTGGAATACGTTAAAGAAAGACGCTCCAGCCAGGACGCCGAAGACGTGCTGGCCGGAGCGCTGGAGAAGCTACGCGCCCGACGCGCCCTTCCGGACGAGTTGCTCGGGGACGCGTGA
- the secG gene encoding preprotein translocase subunit SecG: MDVLHVILQVLLGITSLLLTLLILLHKGRGGGLSDMFGGGMSSGLSSSGVAERNLNRFTIILGVTWGVVIIALGLLMRLSTGGDS; the protein is encoded by the coding sequence GTGGACGTTCTTCATGTCATCCTGCAGGTGCTGCTGGGCATCACCAGCCTCCTGTTGACCTTGCTCATCCTGCTTCATAAGGGTCGTGGCGGCGGTCTGTCCGACATGTTCGGCGGCGGCATGAGCTCCGGGCTCAGCTCCTCGGGTGTTGCCGAGCGGAACCTCAACCGCTTCACGATTATCCTTGGCGTCACCTGGGGCGTTGTCATCATTGCCCTCGGCCTGCTGATGCGTTTGAGCACGGGCGGCGACTCCTAA
- the tal gene encoding transaldolase — protein sequence MNTTPTQQLSDAGVSIWLDDLSRGRLETGTLRKLIEEKNVVGVTTNPSIFHAAITTGTDYDAKIREMAASGASVDETVFAITTTDVADACELFAPVAAATNGVDGRVSIEVDPRLAWDTAGTIAEAKELYGQVNKDNVLIKIPATIEGLEAITATLASGISVNVTLIFSLERYRAVINAFQSGLEQAKENGHDLSKIHSVASFFVSRVDTEIDKRLDAIGTAEAKALKGKAGVANARLAYQVYEELFSTERWALLAEAGARPQRPLWASTGVKDPAYPDTLYVTELVAPGVVNTMPEKTLDATYDHGAITGNTITRGYDDANATLNALDALGISYNEVVAVLESEGLDKFVASWKELLADVEGALAAARKDA from the coding sequence ATGAACACCACCCCCACCCAGCAGCTATCCGACGCCGGCGTTTCCATCTGGCTCGATGACCTCTCCCGCGGCCGCCTCGAAACCGGGACGCTGCGCAAACTGATCGAAGAGAAGAACGTCGTCGGCGTCACCACGAACCCGAGCATCTTCCACGCCGCGATCACCACCGGCACGGACTACGACGCCAAAATCCGTGAAATGGCCGCCTCGGGCGCCAGCGTGGACGAGACCGTGTTCGCGATCACCACCACCGACGTCGCCGACGCCTGCGAGCTGTTCGCCCCGGTGGCCGCAGCGACGAACGGCGTCGACGGCCGCGTCTCCATCGAGGTGGATCCCCGCCTCGCCTGGGACACCGCCGGCACCATCGCCGAGGCCAAGGAACTCTACGGCCAGGTCAACAAGGACAACGTCCTGATCAAGATCCCCGCCACGATCGAGGGCCTCGAGGCCATCACCGCCACCCTGGCAAGCGGCATCAGCGTCAACGTGACCCTGATCTTCTCGCTCGAGCGCTACCGCGCGGTGATCAACGCCTTCCAGAGCGGACTCGAGCAGGCCAAGGAGAACGGCCACGACCTCTCGAAGATCCACTCGGTCGCCTCGTTCTTCGTCTCCCGCGTGGACACGGAAATCGACAAGCGCCTCGACGCGATCGGCACCGCGGAGGCCAAGGCACTCAAGGGCAAGGCCGGCGTCGCCAACGCACGCCTCGCCTACCAGGTCTATGAGGAGCTCTTCTCCACCGAGCGCTGGGCCCTGCTCGCCGAGGCCGGCGCACGCCCGCAGCGCCCGCTCTGGGCGTCCACCGGCGTCAAGGATCCGGCCTACCCCGACACCCTGTACGTCACCGAGCTCGTCGCCCCCGGCGTCGTGAACACCATGCCGGAGAAGACCCTGGACGCCACCTACGACCACGGCGCCATCACCGGCAACACCATCACCCGGGGCTACGACGACGCTAACGCCACGCTCAACGCCCTCGATGCCCTCGGCATTTCCTACAACGAGGTCGTCGCCGTACTCGAGTCCGAAGGCCTCGACAAGTTTGTGGCAAGCTGGAAGGAACTGCTGGCCGACGTCGAGGGCGCCCTCGCCGCTGCACGGAAGGACGCATAG